The following nucleotide sequence is from Aedes aegypti strain LVP_AGWG chromosome 3, AaegL5.0 Primary Assembly, whole genome shotgun sequence.
GATCCCCCCTCTCCCTCATCCGTTTCCATAATGGAAACTCAACAATGGAAAAAAGGTCAGAATTATTCTCTGGAGCAGGAGTAAGAGAaagagaaataaataaaaaatatactaaGCTGTCTTCAAATAAACTAAACAGCAACGCAAAAAACAACGAACTTGAATGAACGGTGAAAGACTTGGGAATATTGAATGAACTGCAATTCTTGAATCAAGCAATCTTAGCGAACAGCAACTCGTGAATCAAATAATCCAAGTAAGCAGCAACTCTTGAATTGAATCTACTACGTAAGTCCacaaaatcaatcaatcaaagcCTCGGTCGTAATTGGAATCTgataaagatgaaaaaaaattgacaagcgaagaaaaaaccGTTTAACccggtcaaggcctacttaccgagtATGCGATCAAAAATATAATGaactttttgtgattaaaaatgcataattttcaaactttgtcaaaaaatgatCCAAGGGTGCCgcaaatcatttcaaaacagCCTCTGTCTACACTTCTCTTGCACTTAGACGTGTCtctgatccatccaaaaattttattttgtcgaacagtgtaattctGATAAAGTAACTTAACAAAAATCAGAACTTAGCTTGAtaattctctataacacttatgaatgaaagtacagttaaaaatgaaatcataatattaaagcttcagTCATATGAAAATTGATGGCTTTagaatagaagaaaaaaaaatattagaattagAAAGAGGGAAAACCCCTTTTagtgattttctttgaaatcgatgatctcaaaagggcacaaaacctctttatcttctctaatgttatgaaaaaaaaaacttgaaactaAAGGATCCACCAGATATGATCCATATCAGAGCCAAAATCTTGAGAAAGAGTTTCAGTGAACAAAAATGGGGGATGATAAAGGAGTTCAAAGGTGGGAGTAGTTCTCGATATTGtgaaaggaaaataaataaaacgcaAAACAGTATCAAACACCATAACGAATatcattgaaaatattgtataaaattttaatcataGGAAGTGATCTAATTCCAAAAAGAAAAGATCGAAGATCATTAAAGGTATTCTAGAAAATAATGCTAAAAGTTAAGTACTGAAatttattgactgaagtttgagtatactgtcaaatttgccTCAGCCTAGGCTTATAAAAACGGCTGTTGAAAACAAAAGCAGTAAAACTTAGCaacaagaaaaatgaaaatatgtgttttttttttcttggtaaaatgagcttttcataaaaacaattactcgtttattctctttttcattatggttttctattttatcaaataaggctAGATAGTGAGGAAAACTGTCATTGTTTTctattgaaattattattaaaataatacaaaaaaaaaatctgttccatCTAAGTTGCATTCTGGACTCTATTTACCCATTGTGAATAAAAGATAGGATGGATGTTTTTCATTGTGTTGCGCTTCAtgcaaaaatttggaataatcaTATAAAAAGGGTGAGAGAAGTTTGTCATAGTTGGCTGGGATGACCCTAAATGGTTAATCGGATCTTTATATCAATTTAAGAGAAATTACGATGTACAGGGACAAGTATTTCGGATCAAATAGGTTCAAAAACAGATTTAGTGAAAAATGAGAACTTTATTTATAAAATCTGTACTTTTTCatgtgacaaaacaaaattaagtaTTAGCAACATCGAGAAAAAGACTGTTTGAGTATaatcaatttgtccatattcGGCGAAAATCGGCAAACTGCGCAATCTTCGCGCCAACAGTTTGGTAACGAAATATTGTGTTTTAAAATAGTACTTTTCTGATAAATACATATTTCTAATATCACATACTTGACTAATAGGTATATGGTGTGTTCCTTGTTCGATAATACACTTTTTTGCGCCATTTGTTGAGATTAGCCTTAATAGTCTACGTCCGGTATCGgtacaaataataaaaaaaaaacggaagaaTACCGAACCAAGTGTGACGCTCTTGAGGTTGGGTGTTCAATACTCTATTTTGTTGTTCTCATGTTGGTCGTTTCAGGATTTAATTTCGGGTGTCCCAGCTTAGTTCTTCTTGTCGTCTTCCGGAGCAGCTTCCGGGCCCTTGACGTCTGGGTATTCCAGTTTCACGCCTGGCTCGCAGGTGAACTTCGGGCAGCAGTACGGGAACGGGGCGGTCTTGTTGGTCTTGTCCGTATCCAGCTTGCACTTGTCGTTGGCCAGTGGCAGTGGTCCGCAATCTTCAACCAGTTCCAGCAGTCTGTGGGAAAAGGAATTGATCAGTATATTGAATAATGGTTGATCGTATCTTCAATATATCATGGAGTTTTGTAAAGCAGAGGTTTATGCAACGACattgaaagatggaagcagcactactgCAAACACCTGAATAAGAATCTAGTAATTTCAAGTTCAACATGAAGTTTCGAAAATAAAGttgaagttttatgatatttaaaagaataattTTACTTACTGAGATGGGTTAGTTTCCGAAACTACGCAGGTCGAACGTCCACAGAATGGAGCCAGATCCCAGGACTTTCCAGGTTCGATGGTGGCACAACGAGTAGAGGCGAAGCACATTCCGGGGAAATCTGTAAATGGAAGAAAAGAACGGAAAATAACATTACTTGTTCGAAGTAAcaaaaaaattcacttttttgGTGAGCTCAGTTGAAATTTATTCTATATTAATTGGATCATCAAGCACATGATGTAACCGAAGCATGGAGCGTTGTGAGTTATGGCTTCCAGGTAAAAGCAAAACTGGTAAGGTGACCGCCAATAAAGCTAAATTGATGTCAGACTTGCAAGACCGCTTAACCCGCAGCGCATGATCGAACCGTATTTAGTTGGAGATGGT
It contains:
- the LOC5577360 gene encoding uncharacterized protein LOC5577360, giving the protein MKPFAFGVLIAATLCVANVFAADEAPKDTDEDTVKIYKRLIPADVLRDFPGMCFASTRCATIEPGKSWDLAPFCGRSTCVVSETNPSQLLELVEDCGPLPLANDKCKLDTDKTNKTAPFPYCCPKFTCEPGVKLEYPDVKGPEAAPEDDKKN